The uncultured Methanobrevibacter sp. genome includes a window with the following:
- the ilvN gene encoding acetolactate synthase small subunit, with the protein MTISYHVISTLVEDKPGVLQKVAGMLNRRGINIDGITVGVSEIEGLSRMVITVHADERGLEQVTKQLNKLVDVIKIKDITDNAVQRELCLVKVKIPNAKARAEIMQYSNIFRANILDVTEETLIIEITGDKKKVNAFISLLKGYGIKRISRTGLTAMARGV; encoded by the coding sequence ATGACCATTAGTTATCATGTCATTTCTACATTGGTTGAAGACAAACCTGGTGTTTTACAGAAAGTCGCTGGAATGTTAAATAGAAGAGGAATCAACATTGACGGCATAACTGTTGGAGTATCTGAAATTGAAGGCCTGTCAAGAATGGTCATAACAGTTCATGCCGATGAAAGAGGTTTGGAACAAGTCACAAAACAACTGAATAAACTGGTTGATGTTATCAAGATTAAAGATATTACTGACAATGCTGTTCAAAGGGAATTATGCCTTGTAAAGGTAAAAATTCCTAATGCAAAAGCAAGAGCTGAAATAATGCAATATTCCAATATCTTCAGAGCCAATATTCTGGATGTTACTGAAGAAACATTGATTATTGAAATAACTGGAGATAAAAAGAAAGTAAATGCATTTATATCTTTATTAAAAGGTTATGGAATCAAAAGGATTTCACGTACTGGCCTAACCGCAATGGCGAGGGGAGTATAA
- a CDS encoding carbonic anhydrase, whose translation MTILENVLKDNKEFVENFEGEEMSHHAAKKLAILTCMDCRLIDFFEPALGLKRGDAKIVRNAGNSIVGEDAIRSIGAALYNLGAEEVMVVGHTECGMAGADAEALKEKMLARGIKEEDIAKYDLDEWIGGFESEEENVKNVVEKIKNHPLIPDVPVHGLIIDIVTGELKVLVDGY comes from the coding sequence ATGACTATATTAGAAAACGTATTAAAAGACAATAAGGAATTTGTAGAAAACTTTGAAGGCGAAGAAATGTCTCACCATGCAGCTAAAAAATTAGCTATTTTAACATGTATGGACTGCAGATTAATCGATTTCTTCGAACCAGCTTTAGGACTTAAAAGAGGAGACGCAAAAATAGTCAGAAATGCAGGAAACTCTATTGTTGGAGAAGATGCAATCAGATCTATTGGTGCAGCTTTATACAACCTTGGTGCTGAAGAAGTAATGGTCGTTGGACACACTGAATGTGGTATGGCTGGTGCTGATGCTGAAGCTTTAAAAGAAAAAATGCTCGCTCGTGGCATTAAAGAAGAAGACATTGCTAAATATGATTTAGATGAATGGATCGGTGGATTTGAATCAGAAGAAGAAAACGTTAAAAACGTTGTAGAAAAAATCAAAAACCACCCATTGATTCCAGATGTACCCGTACATGGTCTTATTATTGATATCGTAACCGGTGAGTTGAAAGTTTTAGTAGATGGTTATTAA
- the ilvC gene encoding ketol-acid reductoisomerase, whose protein sequence is MKMYYDDDVNTDALEGKTIAVIGYGSQGRAQSRNMADSGANVIVGVRENGSSWNLVKEDGMTVKTIEDAAKEADIIHILLPDEIQEKVYAEQIAPYVEAGNTISFSHGYNIHFELIKPGEDVNIVMFAPKGPGSMVRRTYEEGFGIPGLVAVQQDATGDALQLALGMAKACGLTKAGVLETTFQEETETDLFGEQTVLCGGITELINAGFTTLVEAGYQPEIAYFETCHEVKLIVDLIYEKGFAGMWHDVSNTAEYGGLTRGKKVITDEAKEGMKETLKQIQDGTFKKEWADENATDGANLKEMRAEQSQLDIEVVGERLRKACGLQKDD, encoded by the coding sequence ATGAAAATGTATTACGACGACGATGTAAATACCGATGCTCTTGAAGGAAAAACCATAGCAGTTATCGGATATGGTTCCCAAGGAAGAGCACAATCCAGAAACATGGCTGACAGTGGAGCTAATGTTATTGTTGGTGTAAGAGAAAATGGTAGTTCATGGAACTTAGTTAAAGAAGACGGCATGACTGTAAAAACCATTGAAGATGCAGCAAAAGAAGCTGACATTATTCACATTTTACTTCCGGATGAAATCCAGGAAAAAGTATATGCAGAACAAATTGCACCTTATGTTGAAGCTGGAAACACTATTTCATTCTCTCACGGTTACAACATTCACTTTGAATTAATCAAACCTGGTGAAGATGTAAATATCGTAATGTTTGCACCAAAAGGACCTGGATCTATGGTAAGAAGAACTTACGAAGAAGGATTTGGTATTCCTGGTTTAGTAGCTGTCCAACAAGATGCAACTGGTGATGCATTACAACTTGCATTAGGTATGGCAAAAGCATGCGGTTTAACCAAAGCTGGTGTTTTAGAAACCACTTTCCAAGAAGAAACCGAAACTGACTTATTCGGTGAACAAACCGTATTATGCGGTGGTATAACTGAATTAATCAATGCAGGATTCACCACATTAGTAGAAGCAGGTTATCAACCTGAAATCGCTTACTTTGAAACCTGTCACGAAGTAAAACTTATTGTAGATTTAATCTACGAAAAAGGTTTCGCTGGAATGTGGCATGATGTAAGTAACACTGCTGAATACGGTGGTTTAACCAGAGGTAAAAAAGTCATCACTGATGAAGCAAAAGAAGGTATGAAAGAAACATTAAAACAAATCCAAGATGGAACCTTCAAAAAAGAATGGGCTGATGAAAACGCTACCGACGGTGCTAACTTAAAAGAAATGAGAGCTGAACAAAGTCAATTGGACATTGAAGTTGTTGGTGAAAGACTTAGAAAAGCTTGTGGATTACAAAAAGACGATTAA